A window of Micrococcus endophyticus contains these coding sequences:
- a CDS encoding DUF4259 domain-containing protein has product MGAWGRKVFQNDTALDLVDEVLDGTFDLDEFRKDFRREEDEGYLDASQGAALLALGALVRIARNEDHADLDVLLEHAEAEEVDLTDFIDQFSDEDIQTLRELIGVVIREPSSSELYELWEESGELEQWLEYSRQCLP; this is encoded by the coding sequence ATGGGCGCATGGGGAAGAAAAGTCTTTCAGAACGACACCGCGCTGGACCTCGTCGATGAGGTCCTGGACGGCACCTTCGACCTGGACGAGTTCCGCAAGGACTTCCGTCGAGAAGAGGACGAGGGCTACCTGGACGCGAGCCAGGGAGCGGCCCTGCTGGCCCTCGGGGCGCTCGTCCGGATCGCCCGCAACGAGGACCACGCCGACCTGGACGTGCTGCTCGAGCATGCGGAGGCCGAAGAGGTCGATCTCACCGACTTCATCGACCAGTTCTCCGACGAGGACATCCAGACCCTGCGCGAGCTGATCGGCGTGGTCATCCGTGAGCCCTCCTCCTCCGAGCTCTACGAGCTCTGGGAGGAGTCCGGGGAGCTCGAGCAGTGGCTCGAGTACTCGCGCCAGTGCCTGCCGTGA
- a CDS encoding hotdog fold thioesterase yields MTETPQSSSGQSRDEILARLEEIYANDPAVREHGVTLGEVAEGRVVLHRDVTADMVNSHEICHGGFLFHLADSALAYCVATFGAAPVTRRAEITYVAPARLGAHLVATARQSVEFGRDRMIEVGIEADGQLVAWFTGHSTSPRPRA; encoded by the coding sequence ATGACTGAGACCCCCCAGAGCTCGTCCGGCCAGAGCCGGGATGAGATCCTCGCCCGCCTCGAGGAGATCTACGCGAACGACCCCGCGGTGCGCGAGCACGGCGTCACCCTCGGCGAGGTGGCCGAGGGGCGCGTGGTGCTGCACCGCGACGTCACCGCGGACATGGTGAACTCCCACGAGATCTGCCACGGCGGCTTCCTGTTCCACCTCGCGGACTCGGCGCTGGCGTACTGCGTGGCGACCTTCGGCGCGGCCCCCGTCACCCGGCGGGCGGAGATCACCTACGTGGCGCCCGCCAGGCTCGGCGCGCACCTCGTGGCGACCGCCCGCCAGTCGGTGGAGTTCGGCCGCGACCGCATGATCGAGGTCGGCATCGAGGCGGACGGCCAGCTCGTCGCCTGGTTCACCGGCCACTCCACGAGCCCGCGGCCGCGCGCATGA
- a CDS encoding putative quinol monooxygenase, which translates to MSAGTQGTTTAGPVVESVELHVAEGAEEAFEAAVAEAAELFRGKGATSFALTRQIEDPARYRLLIGWRTLEDHTVGFRESEAFGQWRALVTPHLAQPPAATHWESVAAAF; encoded by the coding sequence ATGAGCGCCGGGACGCAGGGAACGACGACGGCTGGGCCGGTCGTCGAGTCGGTGGAGCTGCACGTGGCGGAGGGCGCCGAGGAGGCGTTCGAGGCCGCCGTCGCCGAGGCCGCGGAGCTGTTCCGCGGCAAGGGGGCGACGTCCTTCGCGCTGACCCGGCAGATCGAGGACCCGGCCCGGTACCGGCTGCTGATCGGCTGGCGGACCCTCGAGGACCACACGGTGGGCTTCCGCGAGTCGGAGGCCTTCGGCCAGTGGCGGGCGCTCGTGACCCCGCACCTGGCGCAGCCCCCGGCGGCGACGCACTGGGAGTCGGTGGCCGCGGCCTTCTGA